Proteins from a single region of Bremerella sp. JC817:
- a CDS encoding ATP-binding protein: MHFLIIDDSVADARVLKAMLGQACPEGFEVSFASSGAEALRLLQNHEYDCLFLDYRLEDSAEWSVLRRIRELQMDIPIIAISGYGNEQVAVEGLKLGAQDYLVKDALTAETVHRALHNAIEKVTMTRNLLAQQKELRDFAHMAAHDLQAPLRRIAQLSEFLQEDLEGSLNEKSATHLEMIATNATRLQSLVKNLIDYARHGSSETPLREVSLQQVVAAAIQNLEVVIQEANAQVTVGEMPSIMGDEVMLILLFQNLVSNAIKFRDKRVPEIRINAMHESSQWTIEIADNGIGIAEKDIDTIFAPFKRLHSQREFEGSGIGLATCRKIVDQHQGKIWARSKQGEGTTLYVSFPDTVSTS; encoded by the coding sequence ATGCACTTTCTGATTATCGACGATAGCGTCGCCGATGCGCGAGTCCTCAAAGCAATGTTGGGGCAAGCTTGTCCAGAGGGATTCGAGGTAAGCTTTGCTTCGAGTGGCGCAGAAGCTCTTCGACTACTCCAGAACCATGAATACGACTGTCTCTTCCTCGACTATCGCCTGGAAGATTCCGCTGAATGGAGCGTCTTGCGACGAATTCGCGAGCTTCAGATGGACATTCCGATCATCGCCATTTCAGGCTATGGCAACGAGCAAGTTGCTGTCGAAGGGCTGAAGCTTGGTGCCCAGGATTACCTGGTGAAAGACGCCCTGACCGCCGAGACAGTCCACCGTGCCTTGCACAACGCGATCGAGAAAGTGACGATGACCCGTAATCTTTTGGCTCAGCAGAAAGAACTGCGGGATTTCGCCCACATGGCCGCGCATGATCTGCAAGCGCCCCTGCGGCGGATTGCGCAGCTCTCCGAGTTTCTGCAGGAAGACTTGGAAGGCTCGTTGAATGAGAAGTCAGCGACGCACTTGGAGATGATCGCCACCAATGCGACGCGTTTGCAATCGCTGGTGAAGAACTTGATTGACTATGCCCGGCATGGCTCTTCCGAGACACCGCTACGCGAGGTTTCCCTTCAACAAGTCGTCGCAGCGGCGATACAAAACCTGGAAGTCGTAATTCAGGAAGCCAATGCGCAGGTCACCGTAGGCGAAATGCCCTCGATCATGGGGGATGAAGTCATGCTGATCCTGCTGTTTCAGAACCTGGTCTCCAACGCGATCAAATTTAGGGATAAGCGAGTTCCCGAAATCCGTATCAATGCGATGCATGAATCCTCGCAGTGGACAATCGAAATCGCCGATAATGGTATAGGAATCGCTGAGAAAGACATCGATACGATTTTTGCTCCGTTCAAACGCTTACATTCTCAGCGGGAATTCGAGGGCTCTGGCATTGGTCTGGCAACTTGTCGCAAGATTGTCGACCAACACCAAGGTAAGATCTGGGCAAGATCGAAGCAGGGCGAGGGGACGACTCTGTATGTGTCGTTTCCGGATACCGTCTCAACTTCGTAA
- a CDS encoding response regulator, translated as MVSHQVRILLVDDDDVDADVIRRAIDKQRIANPMVRARDGIEALEILRGETAEGRLLRPYLILLDLNMPRMNGIEFLHELRDDSKLHDSIVFVLSTSDDDRDVLQAYEKHVAGYLKKGKFGEPFIEHLNMLKLYWRYIEFPPER; from the coding sequence ATGGTTTCTCATCAGGTGCGAATTCTGCTCGTCGATGACGACGACGTCGATGCGGACGTCATTCGCCGTGCCATCGACAAGCAGCGCATTGCAAACCCCATGGTCAGGGCACGCGACGGAATCGAAGCGCTGGAGATCTTGCGTGGAGAAACAGCAGAAGGCCGGCTATTGCGGCCTTATTTGATCCTGCTAGACCTCAATATGCCGCGAATGAACGGCATCGAGTTCCTGCATGAACTGCGAGACGACTCGAAGCTGCACGACAGTATCGTCTTCGTTCTTTCGACTTCAGACGACGATCGTGATGTACTGCAGGCTTATGAAAAGCACGTTGCTGGCTATTTGAAAAAAGGCAAGTTCGGTGAGCCGTTTATCGAACACCTCAACATGTTGAAACTGTATTGGCGATATATCGAATTTCCACCGGAGCGGTAG
- a CDS encoding response regulator: MLVLSRSPNESIEFPGLGVSIKVLQLSKSRVRLGIHAPREIAVRRHELPPDDFSGLPCNQKPIELSPINQQLQAAIHALEKVQLAAEITDSDHVFALLTRIIRELEVLEAQVASCLPPVAMPTNKQVRRALVVDDNENEARLLASFLKLKDFEVDSVLNGAAAIEYLSSNQLPDVVLLDMNMPKFNGGWTVREIRRNARFEDIKVFAVSGIHPIEYGVEVGPGGCDRWFQKPLNPARLVEEMLSGNNLGQTVLN, from the coding sequence ATGCTCGTTCTCTCTCGAAGCCCCAACGAATCGATCGAATTTCCTGGACTCGGGGTTAGCATCAAAGTGCTACAACTCTCGAAGTCTCGAGTTCGCCTCGGTATCCACGCCCCCCGCGAGATCGCCGTTCGCCGCCACGAACTGCCGCCAGACGACTTCAGTGGCCTGCCATGCAATCAAAAGCCCATCGAACTCTCTCCCATTAACCAGCAGCTTCAAGCCGCGATCCATGCCCTGGAAAAGGTGCAACTGGCCGCCGAAATAACCGATTCGGATCACGTCTTCGCCTTACTGACACGGATCATCCGCGAGTTGGAAGTCCTGGAAGCCCAGGTCGCCAGTTGCCTGCCACCGGTAGCCATGCCAACCAACAAGCAAGTTCGTCGTGCGTTGGTGGTCGACGACAACGAGAACGAAGCCAGGCTACTGGCCAGCTTTCTCAAGCTGAAAGACTTCGAGGTTGATTCGGTCCTCAATGGTGCCGCGGCGATTGAATATCTCAGTAGCAATCAACTTCCAGACGTTGTCCTTCTGGACATGAATATGCCGAAATTCAACGGCGGCTGGACCGTTCGCGAGATCCGGCGCAACGCTCGCTTTGAAGACATCAAGGTCTTCGCGGTTAGCGGAATTCACCCCATTGAATATGGCGTCGAAGTTGGGCCTGGTGGCTGCGATCGCTGGTTTCAGAAGCCTCTCAACCCGGCTCGGCTGGTCGAAGAGATGCTCAGCGGGAATAACCTCGGCCAAACGGTTTTGAACTAA
- a CDS encoding chemotaxis protein CheB, which translates to MCADSPPDEQPHDELSSSVEPFYVVGIGASAGGLESLELFFDHTPTISGVAFVVVQHLSPDFKSLMDQLLARHTQIQIFRVEDGMRVQPNAIYLLQPKHDITIEDGILRLTKHEPDMGMKLPIDVFFKSLAKDLGDRAIGVVLSGTGSDGSRGIRHIHSAGGLVVIQDNESAAFDGMPRAAASTGIADVVCRPQTMPSKILEYVNNPEQFKRGQVEDPSDPAEGELEALFRLFRQRFGIDFAHYKAATIQRRIERRMQLSQATELSSYLDKLATNTEELDLLYRDLLVEVTQFFRDPEAFRRLETDVIPKMIAECASDDEIRVWISGCATGEEAYSIAMLLHDEADRMQRSVNVKIFASDVHQKSMEIASSAVFAPKTMENVPGRFREKYFTQHGDFYHVKPEIRRMVVFARHDLTRDPPFTRINLLSCRNVLIYLEPEIQRRILAMFHFGLRVGGTLMLGPSETVGTLSKEFEVVDQHWRIYRKLRDIRLPESARMPLSPPPAAISQGRSTIGNGNTKVEDAWFLPGAYEDLLAKYVPPSLLVNEFYELVHTFGDARKMLVQPPGRTTLDVSRMVDGDLQTALTAALHRANQKEESVTFKGVNSATPLGMKRLDVRVEPYFKGTRKLFLICLEEQLPEATVGVESKNAVEFSEERVGRVEELERELDHTRQSLQTTVEELETSNEELQSTNEELIASNEELQSTNEELHSVNEELYTVNSEYQRKIDELTALTNDLDNLLENTDIGTIFLDNDLRIRKFTPAIASAFNVVEHDIGRPIQHISYNLVSTDLLSDLDRVISTGEAIEKEVRSRDGRSFLKRIRPYFNEAEKSDGLVLTFDDITAVKAAASLVERAEEDLAINQRELQQFAYAVSHDLQAPLRHIQEFLDRFEEESPSIEETKANVDGIRNSSRRMQRMIEALLAYSRVNTHGNEFNAVSLEDVMETAIGNLSELTQKTGASITCESLPQIRGDRVQLITCFEELLRNALKFRNDVPPKIHIGCRVRDGGWLLSIHDNGIGIEQRHYDRIFVIFQRLGFKEDAEGIGLGLALCRRVLERHRGWIWVESTPGRGSTFFVQLPRGESPNGRSA; encoded by the coding sequence ATGTGCGCTGACAGTCCCCCAGACGAGCAACCTCACGATGAGCTTTCCTCGTCTGTTGAGCCGTTTTACGTCGTAGGTATTGGTGCCTCGGCGGGTGGCCTGGAATCACTCGAACTCTTTTTCGACCACACCCCAACGATCAGCGGTGTCGCGTTCGTGGTGGTTCAGCATCTTTCCCCCGATTTCAAGAGCCTGATGGATCAGCTCTTGGCTCGACACACCCAGATTCAAATCTTCCGTGTAGAAGATGGGATGCGTGTGCAACCCAACGCCATTTATCTTCTGCAACCGAAGCACGATATCACGATCGAAGATGGCATCCTGCGGCTCACCAAGCACGAGCCAGACATGGGGATGAAGCTGCCGATCGACGTTTTCTTCAAGTCGCTGGCAAAAGATCTCGGCGACAGAGCCATCGGCGTGGTGCTTTCCGGGACCGGCTCCGATGGATCGCGCGGCATTCGACATATCCATAGTGCTGGTGGCCTGGTCGTCATCCAAGACAACGAGTCGGCCGCCTTCGACGGCATGCCCCGCGCTGCCGCTTCGACCGGGATTGCCGACGTGGTCTGCCGTCCCCAGACGATGCCTTCCAAAATCCTGGAATACGTCAACAATCCAGAGCAATTCAAACGTGGCCAGGTAGAAGATCCTTCCGATCCGGCAGAAGGGGAACTCGAGGCGTTGTTTCGGTTGTTCCGTCAACGCTTCGGTATCGACTTCGCGCACTACAAGGCGGCAACCATCCAGCGGCGGATTGAACGCCGGATGCAGTTGTCGCAAGCCACCGAGCTGTCGTCTTATCTCGATAAGTTGGCGACCAACACCGAAGAGCTCGATCTGTTGTATCGAGACCTGTTGGTCGAAGTTACGCAGTTCTTCCGCGATCCAGAAGCGTTCCGCCGCCTGGAAACCGATGTCATCCCTAAGATGATCGCCGAATGTGCTAGTGACGACGAGATCCGCGTCTGGATCTCCGGCTGCGCGACAGGGGAAGAAGCATATTCGATCGCGATGCTGCTGCATGACGAAGCCGATCGGATGCAACGTTCGGTCAACGTAAAGATCTTCGCCAGCGACGTTCATCAAAAGTCGATGGAGATCGCCAGCTCCGCTGTCTTCGCGCCGAAGACGATGGAGAATGTCCCGGGTCGGTTTCGCGAGAAGTACTTCACGCAGCATGGCGACTTTTATCACGTGAAGCCTGAAATTCGCCGCATGGTGGTGTTCGCTCGGCACGACCTGACGCGCGACCCTCCCTTTACGCGAATCAACCTGCTCAGTTGCCGCAACGTGCTGATCTATCTCGAACCAGAAATTCAACGCCGCATCCTGGCGATGTTCCACTTTGGTTTACGGGTCGGTGGAACGTTGATGCTTGGCCCAAGCGAAACAGTCGGCACGCTGTCGAAGGAATTCGAGGTCGTTGACCAGCATTGGCGAATCTATCGCAAGCTGCGTGACATTCGTCTGCCTGAGTCGGCTCGCATGCCCCTTAGCCCACCACCCGCGGCGATCTCGCAAGGTCGCTCGACCATTGGCAACGGAAACACCAAAGTTGAAGACGCCTGGTTTCTACCAGGAGCTTACGAAGACCTGCTTGCCAAGTATGTGCCGCCCAGTTTGCTGGTGAACGAATTTTACGAACTGGTGCACACCTTCGGCGACGCCCGCAAGATGCTGGTTCAACCTCCGGGGCGAACCACGCTCGATGTTTCGCGAATGGTCGACGGCGACCTGCAGACCGCATTGACGGCTGCTTTACATCGGGCGAACCAGAAAGAAGAATCGGTCACCTTCAAAGGGGTCAATTCGGCAACTCCCCTTGGAATGAAGCGCCTCGACGTCCGCGTCGAGCCTTACTTCAAAGGCACGCGAAAGCTGTTCCTGATTTGCCTGGAAGAACAGCTTCCAGAAGCGACGGTCGGAGTAGAATCGAAGAACGCGGTCGAGTTTTCCGAAGAACGTGTCGGACGTGTCGAAGAGCTGGAACGCGAACTCGATCATACGCGTCAATCGCTGCAGACGACGGTGGAAGAGCTGGAAACCAGCAACGAAGAGCTGCAATCGACCAATGAAGAGTTGATCGCCTCGAACGAAGAACTGCAGAGCACGAACGAGGAACTGCACAGCGTCAATGAAGAGCTGTACACGGTGAACTCCGAGTACCAGCGCAAGATCGACGAGTTGACGGCGTTGACCAACGACCTCGACAACCTGCTCGAAAACACCGATATCGGGACAATCTTCCTCGACAACGATTTGCGGATTCGCAAGTTTACGCCGGCGATTGCTTCCGCGTTTAATGTCGTCGAACATGACATCGGGCGTCCCATCCAGCACATCAGCTATAACCTGGTGAGTACGGATCTACTGTCCGATCTGGATCGGGTCATCTCGACCGGCGAAGCAATCGAAAAGGAGGTTCGCAGTCGTGATGGGCGTTCGTTCCTGAAGAGAATTCGCCCCTACTTCAACGAGGCCGAGAAGTCTGACGGTCTGGTGCTAACCTTCGACGATATCACGGCGGTCAAAGCGGCGGCCAGCCTCGTCGAGCGTGCCGAAGAAGACCTGGCGATCAATCAGCGAGAGCTGCAGCAGTTCGCCTACGCGGTCTCGCACGACTTGCAGGCACCATTGCGGCACATTCAAGAGTTCCTCGATCGCTTCGAGGAAGAAAGCCCCTCGATTGAAGAGACAAAAGCCAACGTCGATGGCATTCGCAATTCCTCTCGGCGAATGCAGCGGATGATCGAAGCGTTGCTGGCCTATTCACGGGTCAACACACACGGCAACGAATTTAATGCCGTCTCGCTGGAAGATGTCATGGAGACTGCCATCGGCAATCTCTCTGAACTGACCCAGAAAACAGGAGCTTCGATTACATGCGAGTCATTGCCGCAGATTCGAGGTGACCGCGTTCAGTTGATCACCTGTTTTGAAGAGCTACTGCGAAATGCACTCAAATTTCGAAACGACGTGCCACCCAAGATTCATATCGGATGTCGTGTCCGGGATGGAGGCTGGTTGCTTTCAATTCACGACAATGGAATCGGGATCGAACAACGACATTACGATCGAATCTTTGTAATCTTCCAACGACTAGGATTCAAAGAAGATGCCGAAGGCATCGGCTTGGGGCTCGCCCTCTGTCGACGCGTCCTCGAACGGCATCGAGGTTGGATTTGGGTCGAATCGACCCCGGGGCGTGGCAGCACGTTCTTTGTCCAGTTACCCCGTGGCGAATCGCCCAACGGGCGCAGTGCATGA
- a CDS encoding chemotaxis protein CheB, producing the protein MNDNVEGQNGSPDAPANKPSYVVGIGASAGGLEALERLFDNMPKDSGMAFVIVQHLSPDFKSLMDELLARRTDIQIYRVEDGMELQANAIYLIPPKKNMKLAGGALHLSDQDLGALNLPIDIFFRSLAEDAREKAIAVVLSGTGSDGSRGILDIHEAGGLVVVQSIQSAAFDGMPRSALGTGIVDVICPPDSIAARILEYIQSPATFIDQGDPEDVDCESSELLTIFKLFRNQYGIDFSMYKPTTIVRRIERRVKLSRCSSLLEYSKLVEGDSRELDVLYRDLLVEVTQFFRDLEAFQKLRHSVFPELVERAAEQGELRIWVPGCATGEEAYSLAMLAQECIERQGSKVDLKLFASDVHQTSMETASSGVYSSASVSRMPIEFRDRFFTRIGDLYHISNDLRQKVIFAPHDITKDPPFTRIDLISCRNVLIYFNQDVQKRVLSLFHFGLNVGGALFLGPSESIGELERELEPIDRQWRIYRKLRNVRLADTGPISPQPPLNRVVFSRPSFVATQTRSDKSILVPEVYDHLLAKYVPPSLLINQYLELVHSFGDARRLLVQPEGKATLDVLRMVEGDLRTALNAALHKASTSGSTVVFEGVRVRSLSEQSFYRIVAEPYLKGNEKMFLVSLELMAVPQPVEDTEALPFDSADQTAQRISSLERELDYTKETLQATVEELETSNEELQSANEELVASNEELQSTNEELHGVNEELFTVNAEHQKKITELTQLTEDMDHLLKSTRIGTIFLDTDLRIRKFTAEAKTAFHILDQDVGRPISHIAHNLKDVELVEEALEVLRSKHPIERAIESRDGGAYLMRLLPYEGSRGVDGIVLTLIDTTKILSLHRQLERQDD; encoded by the coding sequence ATGAACGATAATGTTGAAGGCCAAAATGGTTCGCCAGATGCGCCGGCAAACAAGCCATCCTACGTCGTAGGTATTGGTGCGTCGGCCGGCGGACTGGAAGCGTTGGAGCGTTTGTTCGACAACATGCCCAAAGATAGTGGCATGGCATTCGTCATTGTCCAGCATCTCTCACCGGACTTCAAAAGCCTGATGGACGAGCTCCTTGCTCGTCGAACCGATATTCAGATCTATCGCGTAGAAGATGGCATGGAGCTTCAGGCCAATGCCATCTATTTGATTCCCCCCAAGAAGAACATGAAGCTGGCCGGCGGTGCGCTTCACCTGTCCGATCAGGACCTCGGTGCCTTGAATCTGCCTATCGATATTTTCTTTCGCTCGCTGGCGGAAGATGCACGCGAAAAGGCGATCGCGGTCGTCCTTTCCGGCACCGGCAGCGATGGCTCGCGCGGGATTCTCGACATTCATGAAGCTGGCGGCCTGGTGGTTGTTCAGTCAATTCAATCGGCCGCGTTCGATGGCATGCCCCGCAGTGCGTTAGGTACCGGCATCGTCGATGTGATCTGCCCGCCTGATAGTATCGCCGCCCGAATTTTAGAATACATCCAAAGTCCAGCGACGTTTATCGATCAGGGCGATCCGGAAGATGTCGACTGCGAATCGAGCGAACTGCTGACAATCTTCAAGCTGTTCCGGAATCAGTATGGCATCGACTTTAGCATGTACAAACCGACGACGATCGTTCGTCGCATTGAACGTCGCGTCAAGCTGTCCCGCTGCTCGTCGCTGCTAGAGTACTCGAAGCTTGTCGAAGGAGACTCGCGCGAACTCGACGTGCTGTATCGCGATCTGCTGGTTGAAGTCACCCAGTTCTTCCGCGATCTCGAAGCGTTCCAAAAGCTGCGTCATTCGGTGTTCCCTGAACTGGTCGAACGCGCTGCCGAGCAGGGAGAACTGCGAATCTGGGTCCCTGGTTGTGCTACCGGTGAAGAAGCCTATTCGCTGGCGATGCTCGCCCAGGAATGCATCGAACGCCAGGGCTCGAAAGTCGATCTGAAGCTATTCGCCTCCGACGTCCACCAGACATCGATGGAAACGGCCAGTTCCGGCGTCTACTCGTCCGCCTCGGTATCACGGATGCCGATTGAGTTCCGCGATCGATTTTTCACGCGAATTGGCGACTTGTATCACATCTCGAACGATCTGCGTCAGAAGGTGATTTTCGCACCGCACGACATCACGAAGGACCCACCATTCACGCGTATCGATTTGATCAGCTGCCGGAATGTGTTGATCTATTTCAACCAGGATGTTCAGAAACGTGTCTTATCGCTGTTTCATTTTGGCCTGAACGTCGGCGGGGCGTTGTTCCTTGGACCGAGCGAAAGTATCGGCGAGTTGGAACGTGAGCTGGAACCGATCGATCGTCAGTGGCGAATCTATCGCAAACTTCGCAACGTTCGCCTGGCCGACACCGGTCCGATTTCGCCACAGCCACCGCTCAACCGGGTTGTTTTCAGCCGCCCATCATTCGTCGCCACCCAGACCCGAAGCGACAAATCGATTCTGGTGCCGGAAGTCTACGACCACTTGCTGGCCAAGTATGTGCCCCCCAGCCTTTTAATTAATCAATACCTGGAACTGGTCCATTCGTTTGGTGACGCACGCCGCCTGCTGGTTCAGCCGGAAGGCAAGGCAACGCTTGACGTCCTGCGGATGGTGGAAGGCGACCTTCGCACGGCCCTCAATGCGGCACTTCACAAAGCTTCGACCAGCGGTAGCACAGTCGTCTTCGAAGGCGTCCGCGTTCGAAGCCTCAGTGAGCAAAGCTTTTACCGAATCGTCGCGGAACCTTATCTCAAGGGGAACGAAAAGATGTTCCTGGTTTCGCTGGAATTGATGGCTGTTCCACAGCCCGTGGAAGATACCGAAGCACTCCCGTTCGATTCGGCGGATCAAACGGCCCAGCGAATCTCTAGCCTCGAACGAGAACTGGATTACACCAAGGAAACACTTCAAGCGACCGTCGAAGAGCTGGAAACCAGCAACGAAGAATTGCAATCTGCCAACGAAGAGCTGGTTGCCTCGAACGAGGAGTTGCAAAGCACCAACGAAGAACTGCACGGGGTCAACGAGGAGCTGTTCACGGTCAATGCCGAGCACCAAAAGAAGATCACGGAACTCACGCAGTTGACCGAAGACATGGATCATCTGCTGAAGAGCACGCGGATCGGCACGATCTTTCTGGATACCGATTTAAGAATCCGCAAGTTTACGGCAGAAGCAAAAACGGCATTTCATATCCTCGACCAGGATGTGGGACGCCCGATCAGCCACATCGCTCATAATTTGAAAGATGTCGAGCTCGTGGAAGAAGCTCTCGAGGTCTTGCGCAGCAAACATCCGATCGAACGGGCCATTGAGTCGCGTGATGGTGGAGCGTACTTGATGCGGTTATTGCCCTACGAGGGAAGCCGCGGCGTAGACGGCATTGTGCTGACTTTAATCGATACCACCAAGATCCTGTCGCTACATCGCCAGCTAGAACGGCAAGATGACTAG